Proteins encoded by one window of BD1-7 clade bacterium:
- the mcl2 gene encoding (3S)-malyl-CoA thioesterase, with protein MNDITIKPRRSALYMPCSNQRALEKAQGLAADVLLFDLEDAVAPDAKDEARVNIVKALAERDYGFREKIVRVNSVDTDWGFDDLKALAESTFDGVCLPKVESEEQINQALAVLGRDVPIWTMIETPKGVINVEAIAAHPQVAALVMGTNDLAKELRVTQSESRAEFTYALGKCVMAARAFTVDILDGVYNQLDNADGYADVCLHGKSLGFDGKTVIHPKQLDVANSTFMPDKTELASARNIIEVWNAATSGGQEPGVLVVDGKLVEALHVESAKRVVAIVDSLDARDTTK; from the coding sequence ATGAATGATATTACGATAAAACCGCGTCGTTCGGCGCTATATATGCCGTGTTCGAATCAGCGGGCATTGGAGAAGGCACAAGGTCTTGCTGCTGACGTACTGTTATTTGATCTGGAAGATGCGGTTGCACCTGATGCGAAAGACGAGGCTCGTGTAAATATCGTTAAAGCGCTTGCTGAGCGAGATTATGGTTTTCGGGAAAAGATCGTACGAGTGAATAGTGTTGACACCGATTGGGGCTTTGATGACTTAAAGGCGTTAGCGGAGTCGACATTCGATGGCGTTTGTTTGCCAAAGGTGGAGTCAGAAGAGCAAATCAATCAAGCTTTGGCTGTTCTGGGCCGTGATGTGCCGATTTGGACCATGATTGAAACGCCCAAGGGCGTGATTAATGTGGAGGCGATAGCTGCGCATCCGCAAGTCGCTGCGCTGGTTATGGGCACTAATGACCTTGCCAAAGAACTGCGGGTGACTCAATCAGAGTCGCGCGCCGAATTTACGTATGCACTGGGTAAATGCGTTATGGCGGCCCGTGCATTTACTGTTGATATCCTAGATGGGGTATACAATCAGCTTGATAATGCCGATGGTTATGCTGATGTTTGTTTACACGGTAAGTCGTTGGGGTTTGACGGAAAAACAGTAATTCACCCAAAACAACTCGACGTTGCTAATAGTACGTTTATGCCGGATAAAACTGAGTTGGCGAGTGCTCGCAACATTATTGAGGTTTGGAATGCTGCCACTTCAGGTGGTCAAGAGCCCGGTGTTTTAGTGGTTGATGGCAAGTTGGTTGAAGCACTGCATGTGGAAAGCGCGAAAAGAGTCGTTGCTATTGTCGATTCGCTCGATGCTAGAGATACGACCAAGTAG
- the est gene encoding Carboxylesterase → MKSDSSIPKKTLKHPTNTSSLTNKNTTFSADYSPKGILKNPHIQTVVSSSPLRSAVIRHRARDFLHQSNTIDFLTVKKVRLQIEFTEKNNNQKLAVLLHGWEGSAQSSYIVGLGNTLHKNGYSVARINFRDHGDTHHLNAKPFNSVRLQEVAEAVEFIYQRFAPKKLVMAGFSLGGNFALRLSAYFSGSALPLERTLSVCPAIDPVATTKTLENGPSIYHKYFVKKWRSSLVKKYRYFPEQMRSFKDLEAGSLTGMNAIFVPLHTDFDIPEEYLAAYRITQDTLDTITSPTIVAYAIDDPIIDAADFQQLLPTENVGIVPIGHGGHCAFISDWRLDSWVAEKALAYFEQPKQR, encoded by the coding sequence ATGAAATCAGACTCATCCATCCCCAAAAAAACCCTCAAACACCCAACTAACACTTCATCATTGACTAACAAGAACACCACATTTTCGGCAGATTACTCGCCCAAAGGCATATTAAAAAACCCACATATTCAAACTGTTGTTTCGTCATCGCCCCTGAGATCCGCAGTTATTCGTCACCGCGCACGCGATTTTCTACATCAGTCCAACACAATAGATTTTTTGACAGTGAAAAAGGTTAGACTACAAATCGAGTTTACTGAAAAAAATAACAATCAAAAATTGGCCGTGCTTTTACATGGCTGGGAAGGATCCGCGCAATCGTCTTATATCGTAGGGCTCGGAAACACACTACATAAAAACGGTTACTCAGTGGCTCGAATTAATTTTCGCGATCACGGGGATACTCACCATCTAAACGCAAAACCGTTTAATAGCGTTAGGTTACAAGAAGTTGCCGAAGCTGTGGAGTTTATCTATCAGCGATTCGCACCAAAAAAGCTCGTTATGGCGGGGTTTTCTCTCGGGGGTAATTTTGCACTTCGATTAAGCGCCTACTTCTCAGGATCTGCGCTTCCGCTTGAGCGAACGCTGTCTGTTTGTCCGGCAATAGATCCTGTTGCAACAACTAAGACCCTAGAGAATGGGCCAAGCATCTACCACAAGTATTTCGTAAAAAAATGGCGTAGTTCGTTAGTCAAAAAGTATCGGTATTTCCCTGAACAAATGCGCTCGTTCAAAGACCTAGAAGCAGGCTCACTCACGGGTATGAACGCGATATTTGTGCCATTACATACTGATTTTGATATTCCTGAAGAGTATCTAGCTGCCTATCGCATTACACAAGACACTCTCGATACGATTACCTCACCAACCATTGTCGCTTACGCCATTGACGACCCGATCATTGATGCTGCGGATTTTCAGCAGTTACTGCCGACAGAAAACGTAGGAATAGTACCAATCGGGCATGGCGGACACTGCGCATTTATTAGTGACTGGCGATTGGATAGTTGGGTTGCTGAGAAGGCATTAGCCTACTTCGAACAACCCAAGCAGAGATAG
- the fyuA_1 gene encoding Pesticin receptor, which yields MKIVTYRKPLAVAIGLAAASYASAQDATENQPTENAVNPVMLEEVVVTAQKREQNLQDTPIAISTFDAQQLDDQEIRDISDISSTAPNVQIAPSPGGTTGATVTIRGVTQVNPAITFEPAVGIYFDGVFVAKNVGGLFDVAELERIEVLRGPQGTLYGKNTIGGAINLITRKPSEDFQGKINVGGGNYSYLNYGASIDTGRLGEVAAFTFAYNERKRDGFYENVPTTDFANPPIQEFNKLDSQSARAAVNFIAGDSVTIDYAFDWAYRNNTPRFGQLETVRTEDGRTLSPKVDRKDKGSLNGALYDRSRSSGHSLQVAWDINDELEFKSISAYRSLGFDDANDYDGTQYTFFHAQRHASQNQTSQEFQLIGNTENLVYVVGLYYFREKSDVVNPFDFTGAGFGIIENFYGVSGDSYAAFSQVDWLVTDEWTLTFGGRYTYETKDGYVNHPTAPLGYGLIESNDSWENFSPTLAVNYMVTDDVNLYFRAAQGWKAGGFNAEAATAEEARTPYKAETNTSYEVGMKARWVEDRIQTNVAVFKNDVRNMQLSIFAPGSAYSVVENAGEAEVFGFELESIFAITQGFNAYLNYGYLYSKYLDFVKNGEQLKDTSKFPYSPKNKVSLAFEYVTDLGFGQFRGRVDYSYVTQQYFYHDIAQATVTESPAYSLVNAKVLLADISVGGEQTIEVGVWGKNLTNEEYRINGIPANPSSTAAVNYYGDPRTFGADLTYRF from the coding sequence ATGAAAATAGTCACTTATCGCAAGCCCCTTGCGGTAGCGATTGGTCTTGCTGCGGCATCGTACGCATCAGCCCAAGACGCTACTGAAAACCAACCTACAGAGAACGCTGTTAACCCGGTCATGCTTGAAGAAGTTGTGGTCACGGCACAAAAGCGTGAGCAGAACCTTCAAGATACTCCCATCGCTATTTCTACTTTCGATGCTCAACAGCTCGATGATCAGGAAATTCGCGATATCTCTGATATCTCTTCAACCGCACCTAACGTTCAGATAGCACCGTCACCGGGTGGTACGACAGGCGCGACAGTCACCATTCGTGGTGTTACTCAGGTAAACCCTGCAATTACCTTCGAACCAGCCGTAGGAATTTATTTTGACGGCGTTTTTGTAGCGAAAAATGTTGGTGGCCTCTTTGATGTCGCCGAGTTAGAGCGGATAGAAGTTCTACGTGGCCCGCAGGGTACTCTTTATGGAAAAAATACCATTGGTGGTGCGATTAATTTAATTACTCGTAAACCTTCTGAAGACTTCCAAGGGAAGATTAACGTAGGTGGCGGGAATTACAGTTATCTGAATTATGGCGCATCGATTGATACTGGCCGTTTAGGTGAGGTAGCTGCGTTTACATTTGCGTATAACGAGCGGAAGCGTGACGGTTTTTATGAGAACGTTCCCACGACTGACTTTGCTAATCCACCGATTCAAGAGTTTAACAAACTAGATTCACAGAGCGCTCGTGCAGCAGTTAATTTTATCGCTGGCGACAGCGTTACAATTGACTATGCATTTGATTGGGCGTATCGAAATAACACACCGCGCTTTGGTCAGCTAGAGACAGTTCGTACTGAAGACGGTAGAACACTGTCTCCGAAGGTCGATCGTAAAGATAAAGGTAGCCTTAATGGTGCATTGTACGATCGTTCGCGCTCTTCTGGTCACTCGCTTCAAGTTGCTTGGGATATCAACGATGAACTTGAATTCAAATCGATTTCGGCGTATCGCAGCTTAGGCTTTGATGATGCCAATGATTACGATGGAACTCAGTATACTTTTTTCCACGCTCAGCGCCATGCGAGTCAGAACCAAACATCTCAAGAATTTCAACTCATCGGTAATACAGAAAATCTAGTATATGTTGTCGGATTGTATTACTTCAGAGAGAAGTCTGATGTTGTAAATCCGTTCGATTTTACTGGTGCTGGTTTTGGTATCATCGAGAACTTTTATGGGGTGAGTGGAGATTCTTATGCGGCGTTTTCTCAGGTCGATTGGCTGGTGACGGATGAATGGACATTAACGTTTGGTGGNCGTTATACCTATGAGACGAAAGATGGGTATGTAAATCATCCTACTGCGCCATTGGGATATGGCCTAATTGAGAGCAACGATTCTTGGGAGAATTTCTCGCCGACTCTTGCCGTTAACTATATGGTTACTGATGATGTAAACCTCTATTTTAGAGCTGCACAGGGTTGGAAGGCCGGTGGTTTTAATGCGGAGGCTGCGACCGCTGAAGAAGCTAGAACACCATACAAAGCTGAGACTAACACTTCTTACGAAGTTGGTATGAAGGCTCGCTGGGTAGAAGATCGTATTCAAACAAATGTTGCTGTATTCAAAAACGACGTTCGTAACATGCAGCTGTCGATTTTTGCTCCCGGCTCGGCATATTCGGTTGTTGAAAACGCGGGCGAAGCTGAAGTTTTTGGTTTCGAACTTGAGTCGATTTTCGCAATTACTCAAGGGTTTAACGCCTATTTGAACTATGGGTACCTCTACTCGAAGTATCTGGATTTCGTGAAAAATGGAGAACAGTTGAAAGATACGTCGAAGTTCCCATACTCTCCGAAAAACAAAGTATCACTAGCGTTCGAATACGTAACAGACCTTGGTTTCGGTCAATTTCGTGGGCGGGTCGATTACAGCTATGTAACGCAGCAGTACTTCTATCATGATATTGCTCAAGCGACGGTTACTGAATCTCCTGCTTATAGTCTTGTTAATGCGAAGGTCTTGCTTGCAGATATATCGGTTGGAGGAGAACAAACCATTGAGGTAGGTGTTTGGGGTAAGAACCTGACTAACGAAGAGTATCGTATTAATGGTATTCCTGCGAACCCTTCCAGTACTGCAGCCGTCAATTACTATGGTGACCCTCGCACGTTCGGTGCTGACCTGACCTATCGTTTTTGA
- the hemB gene encoding Delta-aminolevulinic acid dehydratase encodes MPVTPDFRFRRLRKSAVMRDLVRENHLSVDDLIYPVFVQEGISEPVEVSSMPGVFRYPEAQLAQVVGDVWRKGVKSIILFGVSEHKDTCGSDTWSADGLMARMIKTAKAAAPNMLVISDNCFCEYTDHGHCGVVANDDVDNDPTLANLQKQCLVAAQAGVDMIAPSGMMDGMIAAIREVLDDNGYGHVPVMSYSTKFASAFYGPFRDAVDSNFKGTRETYQLDPANGRQALAESMQDELEGADILMVKPGLAYLDMLAAIRANSERPLAVYHVSGEYAMVKAAANAGVIDEKAIVLETMMAFKRAGAELVITYYALDVAGWLAE; translated from the coding sequence ATGCCTGTTACTCCTGATTTTCGTTTTCGCCGCCTGCGCAAAAGCGCTGTTATGCGTGATCTTGTTCGAGAAAATCATCTGTCTGTTGATGATCTGATCTACCCGGTATTCGTTCAGGAAGGTATTTCTGAGCCGGTTGAAGTATCGAGTATGCCCGGCGTCTTTCGTTATCCTGAGGCTCAGTTGGCCCAAGTTGTTGGCGATGTATGGCGGAAGGGGGTGAAATCTATCATTTTATTCGGTGTGTCTGAGCATAAGGATACTTGCGGGAGTGATACTTGGTCTGCAGACGGCCTAATGGCGCGCATGATCAAGACTGCCAAGGCGGCGGCTCCTAATATGCTTGTTATCAGTGATAACTGCTTCTGTGAATATACGGATCATGGTCATTGCGGCGTTGTTGCCAACGACGATGTTGATAATGACCCGACGCTGGCCAATCTGCAGAAACAGTGTCTTGTCGCTGCGCAAGCCGGCGTTGATATGATTGCGCCGTCCGGCATGATGGATGGAATGATCGCGGCGATTCGTGAAGTACTGGACGACAACGGCTATGGTCATGTGCCTGTGATGTCTTACTCAACCAAGTTTGCGTCAGCGTTCTATGGCCCGTTCAGAGATGCTGTTGATAGTAACTTCAAGGGTACGCGAGAAACCTATCAATTGGACCCGGCCAATGGTCGGCAAGCATTGGCAGAATCCATGCAAGACGAGCTTGAAGGTGCGGATATACTGATGGTTAAGCCGGGCTTGGCTTATTTGGATATGCTGGCAGCGATTCGCGCGAATTCTGAACGACCACTCGCGGTTTACCATGTGAGCGGTGAATATGCGATGGTGAAGGCGGCGGCTAATGCGGGGGTTATCGATGAGAAGGCCATTGTATTGGAGACGATGATGGCGTTTAAGCGGGCTGGTGCTGAGCTGGTGATAACCTACTATGCATTGGATGTTGCAGGCTGGTTGGCAGAATAA
- the cobS_1 gene encoding Adenosylcobinamide-GDP ribazoletransferase, with product MHRELKKIIAAFIQFSRLPIRANTLDQQLFDQSTTYLPLVGLVIGCIGALAFYLTNIYFDATIAAIASITITCAVTGAIHEDGFADCCDGLFGGYTPQKRLQIMKDSRVGTFGVMGLILLTLLKVQLISGLLEHTVIALITAHVLARIVPLWIMRLSEYVRSSVNTESDKGTNTEATNKDTYTAKMTNTIATQPIFASRVTIVALVIALILFSTPLVATMLAILTASTLLLNLLFRQKLGGYNGDCLGASEQVGEVIVLMIFAAY from the coding sequence ATGCATAGAGAACTTAAAAAAATAATTGCCGCATTTATCCAATTTTCCCGGCTCCCCATTCGGGCAAACACACTGGACCAACAATTATTCGACCAAAGTACAACCTACTTGCCGCTAGTCGGCCTCGTCATAGGGTGTATAGGCGCGCTTGCGTTTTATTTAACCAATATTTACTTTGACGCCACGATCGCCGCCATTGCTTCAATCACAATAACTTGTGCAGTCACCGGAGCGATCCACGAAGATGGGTTTGCTGATTGTTGCGACGGCCTTTTTGGCGGCTACACGCCGCAAAAACGCCTTCAAATCATGAAAGATTCACGCGTCGGCACTTTCGGCGTTATGGGGCTTATTCTATTAACCCTGCTAAAAGTCCAGCTGATTTCAGGTTTATTGGAACATACCGTTATCGCTCTGATTACGGCGCATGTACTGGCACGCATTGTCCCGTTATGGATAATGCGGCTGAGCGAATATGTCCGCTCAAGCGTAAACACAGAATCTGATAAAGGCACGAATACCGAAGCAACCAACAAAGACACCTACACGGCAAAAATGACTAACACGATCGCAACGCAGCCTATTTTCGCCAGTCGTGTTACAATCGTCGCTTTGGTTATTGCGTTGATACTGTTTTCAACACCGTTGGTCGCCACTATGCTAGCGATATTAACGGCATCAACGTTACTGCTGAACCTGCTGTTTCGCCAAAAACTTGGCGGTTACAACGGAGATTGCCTCGGCGCCAGCGAGCAAGTTGGCGAAGTTATAGTGCTAATGATATTTGCGGCATATTAG
- the cysC gene encoding Adenylyl-sulfate kinase: protein MAEQKATNVFWHHGEVTRDDRTELLSQKGATLWFTGLSGSGKSTVAVELEKALLAKGKLSYRLDGDNVRLGINKNLGFSAEDRAENIRRVGEVSKLMADSGVLVLNSFISPYVADRDMVRKLHEEADLPFIEVFVDCSLNEAEKRDPKGLYKKARAGEIKNFTGIDDPYEAPVNAEIHLKTDEMTLEREVEIILESLEARGILAREAVEA, encoded by the coding sequence ATGGCAGAGCAGAAAGCAACTAACGTGTTTTGGCATCACGGTGAAGTTACCCGTGACGACCGTACCGAATTACTAAGCCAGAAGGGCGCAACCCTGTGGTTTACCGGTTTGTCAGGTAGTGGCAAAAGCACCGTTGCCGTAGAGCTTGAAAAGGCTCTGCTTGCGAAAGGCAAGCTGTCTTATCGTCTGGATGGAGACAATGTGCGCTTGGGTATCAACAAAAACCTGGGCTTCAGTGCCGAAGACCGCGCCGAAAATATCCGTCGTGTTGGCGAAGTATCCAAATTGATGGCTGATTCTGGTGTGCTTGTGTTGAATAGCTTCATCAGCCCTTACGTTGCCGACCGTGATATGGTTCGCAAGCTACATGAAGAGGCTGACCTGCCGTTTATTGAAGTGTTTGTTGATTGCAGCCTTAATGAAGCTGAGAAGCGTGACCCTAAAGGTTTGTACAAAAAGGCACGTGCAGGTGAGATTAAGAACTTTACCGGTATCGATGATCCGTATGAAGCGCCTGTAAATGCCGAAATTCACTTAAAAACGGATGAAATGACACTTGAACGTGAAGTGGAAATCATTCTTGAATCCCTCGAAGCTCGCGGCATTTTGGCACGCGAAGCTGTCGAAGCTTAA
- the sat gene encoding Sulfate adenylyltransferase: protein MINPHGSDQLNPLFVEDEVQRAALIKEAEGLPQLLVSSAAAANCVMLGGGYFNPLTGFMNLADSLKVAKELHTDAGVFFPVPVVNLIKDASAIAGATRIALRDPNVEGNPVIAIQDVDAIEEVSDEQLKAMAEEIFGTLDESHPGVSTFLSLGNQMISGPVQVLNFSYFENDFAETFRTAVQIRKEIADRGWNKVVAFQTRNPMHRAHEELCRMAMDDLKTDGILIHMLLGKLKKGDIPADVRDNSIRKMVDAYFPENSVMITGYGFDMLYAGPREAVLHALFRQNCGCTHFIVGRDHAGVGDYYGAFDAQTIFDERVPEGSLDIEIYRADHTAYSKKLGRVVMMKDAPDHSKDDFILLSGTKVREMLGNGIAPPPEFSRPEVAQVLMDYYQSLTEETAGA, encoded by the coding sequence ATGATCAACCCGCATGGATCAGATCAATTGAACCCGTTGTTTGTTGAAGATGAAGTGCAACGCGCTGCACTCATCAAAGAAGCCGAAGGCCTGCCTCAGTTGTTGGTAAGCTCTGCTGCTGCAGCAAACTGCGTGATGCTGGGTGGCGGTTATTTTAACCCGCTGACTGGCTTTATGAACCTTGCTGATAGCCTCAAGGTTGCTAAAGAATTGCACACAGATGCGGGCGTTTTCTTCCCGGTTCCTGTTGTAAACCTAATAAAAGATGCCTCAGCAATCGCCGGTGCAACCCGTATCGCTTTGCGTGACCCTAATGTTGAAGGCAATCCTGTTATTGCAATTCAAGATGTCGACGCAATTGAAGAAGTCAGCGATGAGCAGTTAAAAGCCATGGCTGAAGAAATCTTCGGAACACTTGATGAAAGTCACCCGGGCGTTTCTACATTCCTGTCTCTGGGCAATCAGATGATCTCAGGTCCGGTGCAGGTATTGAACTTCAGCTATTTCGAAAATGATTTTGCTGAAACTTTCCGCACAGCTGTACAGATCCGTAAAGAAATTGCAGATCGTGGCTGGAATAAAGTTGTAGCGTTCCAAACACGTAACCCAATGCACCGTGCTCACGAAGAACTGTGCCGCATGGCAATGGATGATCTGAAAACCGACGGTATTCTGATTCACATGTTGCTGGGTAAGCTGAAGAAGGGCGATATTCCTGCCGATGTACGCGATAACTCAATCCGTAAAATGGTTGATGCTTACTTCCCTGAAAACTCAGTAATGATCACCGGTTACGGTTTCGATATGTTGTATGCCGGCCCTCGCGAAGCGGTATTGCACGCGTTGTTCCGTCAAAACTGTGGTTGCACCCACTTTATTGTTGGTCGTGACCATGCAGGTGTTGGCGATTATTACGGTGCATTCGATGCGCAAACAATCTTTGATGAGCGTGTTCCTGAAGGTTCACTGGATATCGAGATTTACCGTGCTGACCATACTGCGTATTCGAAGAAGCTTGGCCGTGTCGTTATGATGAAAGACGCCCCGGATCACAGCAAGGATGACTTCATCCTGCTATCAGGCACTAAAGTACGTGAGATGCTGGGTAATGGCATTGCGCCACCGCCAGAATTTTCCCGTCCGGAAGTTGCTCAGGTGTTGATGGATTATTATCAAAGCCTGACAGAAGAAACCGCTGGCGCATAA
- the prmA_2 gene encoding Ribosomal protein L11 methyltransferase, whose product MKVMHDLLDEMNSALTSILDDASLAKVALDDQQRLRLWLIDPAYQIENLPADAAQRVMDNPLYWMFCWASGRVMAQQILDNPDLVKNKIVMDVGSGSGVVAIAAALSGAEHVIASDIDXMSQNAIRLNRDLNELDQQCLDVIGDYRDYSGQVDLITVADVLYDRDNLPLLDALLDHADDMLLADSRVKSFTHPRLVKTAKFPGETFPALGGVDEFSEVNFYRKTV is encoded by the coding sequence ATGAAAGTTATGCACGATCTGTTAGATGAGATGAATAGTGCTCTTACTAGCATCCTTGATGATGCGAGTTTGGCAAAGGTAGCTCTTGATGACCAGCAGCGGCTTCGCCTCTGGTTAATAGACCCTGCCTACCAGATAGAAAACTTGCCGGCCGATGCTGCACAGCGCGTGATGGATAATCCGCTTTACTGGATGTTCTGCTGGGCCAGTGGGCGAGTAATGGCTCAACAGATTCTCGACAACCCTGATCTTGTAAAAAACAAAATTGTTATGGATGTCGGCTCGGGTTCAGGTGTTGTCGCCATTGCTGCTGCGTTATCGGGTGCTGAGCATGTGATTGCGAGTGACATTGACNCCATGTCTCAAAATGCGATTCGTCTAAACAGGGATCTAAATGAATTGGATCAACAGTGCCTTGATGTTATCGGTGATTATCGCGACTACTCTGGGCAGGTGGATCTGATCACCGTCGCGGATGTGCTATATGATAGGGATAATCTGCCGCTATTGGATGCCTTGTTGGATCATGCAGATGATATGTTGCTGGCGGATTCTAGGGTGAAAAGTTTTACACATCCACGTCTTGTTAAAACGGCGAAATTCCCGGGTGAAACGTTTCCTGCTCTCGGGGGGGTTGATGAATTCAGTGAGGTGAATTTTTACCGTAAGACCGTTTAG
- the leuA_1 gene encoding 2-isopropylmalate synthase has product MSKDKLVIFDTTLRDGEQSPGASMTKEEKIRIATMLEKMRVDVIEAGFAIASPGDFEAVKAVAETVKDSRICSLSRANRKDIERAGEALKNANASRIHTFIATSPIHMKHKLRMEPDAVVERAVDAVRYARNFTDDVEFSCEDASRTEFEFMCRVIEQAISAGATTINIPDTVGYGEPGEYGRVIGNLIRNIPNADKAIFSVHCHNDLGLAVANSLSAVMNGARQVECTINGLGERAGNCSLEEVVMAVRTRHDLFPVETTIQAEHIVPASRLVSSITGFPVQPNKAIVGANAFAHEAGIHQDGVLKHRETYEIMRAQDVGWGDNRLVLGKHSGRAAFKARLDALAISTDDADELNALFDRFKVLADKKHEVFDEDLQALVSDAQETDKSGYQLESIESSSATGRKPTASITLLQDGAELSAESEGDGPVDAAFKAIESVVHSGAELKLYSVNAITKGTDSQGEVTVRLERDGVIVNGQGADTDIIVASVKAYLDAVNTLNAGLLRAHPQKDGV; this is encoded by the coding sequence ATGAGTAAAGATAAATTAGTAATTTTCGACACAACCCTGCGTGATGGCGAACAAAGCCCGGGTGCGTCGATGACCAAAGAAGAAAAAATCCGTATTGCCACCATGTTGGAAAAAATGCGGGTTGATGTTATTGAAGCAGGTTTTGCAATTGCAAGCCCAGGTGACTTTGAAGCGGTAAAAGCAGTTGCTGAGACGGTTAAAGATAGCCGTATCTGTAGTCTTTCACGTGCTAATCGAAAAGATATAGAGCGTGCCGGCGAAGCACTCAAGAACGCCAACGCCAGTCGAATTCATACCTTTATCGCGACATCGCCTATCCACATGAAGCACAAGCTGAGAATGGAACCAGACGCCGTGGTTGAGCGCGCGGTGGATGCCGTTCGATATGCGCGTAACTTTACCGACGACGTTGAGTTTTCCTGTGAAGATGCCAGCCGTACAGAGTTTGAGTTTATGTGCCGCGTCATCGAACAAGCAATCTCTGCTGGTGCAACCACGATAAATATTCCAGATACTGTTGGATATGGCGAGCCGGGTGAGTATGGCCGAGTGATTGGTAATTTGATTCGAAATATCCCCAATGCTGACAAAGCCATTTTTTCGGTTCACTGCCACAATGATCTTGGCCTTGCGGTTGCCAATTCATTATCGGCGGTTATGAACGGTGCAAGACAGGTTGAATGTACCATCAATGGCCTGGGCGAACGTGCGGGTAACTGTTCTTTGGAAGAAGTCGTGATGGCGGTGCGTACCCGTCATGATTTGTTCCCGGTAGAAACGACTATTCAAGCAGAGCATATTGTACCGGCATCTCGTCTCGTATCGTCGATTACCGGGTTTCCGGTTCAACCTAACAAAGCGATTGTGGGTGCTAATGCGTTTGCTCATGAAGCAGGCATCCATCAGGACGGCGTACTGAAACATCGGGAAACCTACGAAATTATGCGCGCTCAGGACGTCGGTTGGGGAGATAACCGCTTGGTGTTGGGTAAACATTCAGGTCGAGCTGCATTTAAGGCACGCTTGGATGCATTGGCGATTAGCACGGATGATGCTGATGAGTTGAATGCTTTATTTGATCGCTTCAAAGTGCTTGCCGACAAAAAACATGAAGTTTTCGATGAAGATCTTCAAGCGTTGGTCAGCGATGCACAGGAAACTGATAAATCCGGATATCAATTAGAGTCTATTGAGTCGAGCTCTGCGACAGGGCGTAAGCCAACAGCTTCGATTACCTTGCTGCAAGACGGCGCTGAATTGTCTGCTGAAAGCGAAGGTGATGGCCCTGTTGATGCCGCGTTCAAAGCGATTGAATCCGTTGTTCACAGTGGTGCTGAGTTGAAGTTGTATTCAGTGAATGCCATTACTAAAGGCACAGATTCACAAGGTGAAGTTACTGTACGCTTAGAGCGTGATGGTGTGATTGTTAATGGTCAGGGCGCTGATACGGACATTATTGTTGCTTCTGTGAAGGCTTATCTGGATGCGGTGAATACGCTGAATGCCGGATTATTGCGCGCGCATCCACAAAAAGACGGCGTATAG
- the rimI gene encoding Ribosomal-protein-alanine acetyltransferase → MIDFRLATLNDLDSMALLEAADGYSRWTSGAIRTALERHSVWLCIERNNSDEMLCGFAIFSRVLDEAELLNIVIDPGYQGRSLGARLLARGFSNLSDDGICHCFLEVGQDNGPAIALYEKLGFKLEGHRKGYYKKSDSRIDALIYCKNLDKPN, encoded by the coding sequence GTGATTGATTTTCGTCTTGCGACGCTCAATGATCTTGATTCGATGGCTTTGCTGGAAGCCGCTGACGGCTATTCTCGCTGGACCTCTGGCGCAATACGTACAGCGCTAGAACGACACTCGGTCTGGTTGTGCATTGAGCGGAACAACAGCGATGAAATGCTATGTGGTTTTGCGATTTTCAGCCGAGTGTTGGATGAAGCAGAGTTACTCAATATTGTTATTGATCCGGGATATCAGGGGCGCTCGTTAGGGGCACGTTTATTGGCGAGGGGTTTTTCGAATCTCTCCGACGACGGCATTTGCCATTGTTTTCTCGAAGTAGGTCAGGATAATGGGCCGGCGATTGCGCTCTACGAAAAGCTGGGCTTTAAATTAGAAGGGCACCGTAAAGGTTATTACAAAAAATCTGATAGCCGAATTGATGCATTGATATACTGCAAAAATCTCGATAAACCGAATTAG